The Carassius carassius chromosome 2, fCarCar2.1, whole genome shotgun sequence genome has a segment encoding these proteins:
- the LOC132095979 gene encoding Fc receptor-like protein 5, which yields MGTEESNYGNKQALPRSTLTVTPDTAVFTGERVSLKCVITPYYTDWRYEWNKDSVILQSSERHTVNRNTLTIEGSESSDAGQYTCRGQRKGRPNSSQSNYVSLSVKDLEPKPELTSDPAGAALTGNTVTLTCRMNLSPGWDFYWYKHTLNSETKTETNSYSVKIDSVSDGGQYWCRAGRGKPVYYTQYSDALWVNVTVSPKAVVTVRPDEQVFRGETVSLRCDIKWGGDTEWTYRWETEGTNYQHKTSVSRTSTQELNISSVEVFHRGKYTCTGQMGTQSSQRSDAVTLNVSSEAQAAVRVSPQPWLTEGDSVTLICEVTVSSTGWTFSWFRDDDHLSDSSRGAGGSYTLSPAALQHTGVYTCRAERGRPAYYTKTSNTQPLWITGVSPSVSLVVRPSRSQHFSSDSLSLSCEDQTNSSGWTVRRYTDRNTEDCSKLTGSTCRLVSLSTSDSGVYWCQSESGEKRHPLNITVHNGDVILESSVDPVIEGHTLTLHCLHRSTISSILRADFYKDGSLVQNQTTGEMNITTVSESDEGFYYCKTEKGQSLHSWISVRVSAASSSLLVTGVVVGSSVCLLFFLSLLLMWRYKKNKDQPRNINQTSVPNQSAQSQLDNFPLQSADSDHIYNNVTEVNKRVKDDSEPWTDVTYSEVTVKKKMDKAKSESNYVTYSEVGKRGKKCKSKDINPAGPSDLTYAEINIQDKKKTKGKGKISESGDTLYSELKQNTDRDADAGVGDATSALAFWKKGHKKINKTCP from the exons ATGGGAACAGAGGAGAGTAACTATGGAAACAAACAAG CTTTACCCAGATCTACtctgactgtgactccagacaCTGCTGTCTTCACTGGAGAGAGAGTGAGTCTGAAGTGTGTGATAACACCTTATTACACTGACTGGAGATATGAGTGGAATAAAGACAGTGTAATATTACAGTCGTCTGAGCGTCACACTGTAAACAGAAACACTCTCACTATTGAAGGATCTGAATCATCTGATGCGGGTCAGTACACGTGTAGAGGACAGAGAAAAGGGCGACCAAACTCTTCACAATCAAActatgtttctctctctgtgaagg ATCTGGAGCCAAAGCCTGAACTCACATCAGATCCTGCAGGAGCTGCACTGACAGGAAACACAGTGACTTTGACCTGTCGCATGAATCTGTCTCCTGGATGGGACTTTTACtggtacaaacacacactgaactctgAGACAAAGACAGAAACAAACTCCTACAGTGTGAAGATTGATTCAGTGTCTGATGGAGGCCAGTACTGGTGTAGAGCTGGAAGAGGGAAACCAGTCTACTACAcacaatacagtgatgcactgtggGTAAATGTTACAG TGAGTCCTAAAGCTGTGGTGACGGTACGACCGGATGAACAAGTGTTCAGAGGAGAAACAGTCTCTCTCAGATGTGATATAAAGTGGGGAGGAGACACTGAGTGGACGTACAGATGGGAAACAGAGGGAACTAACTACCAACATAAAACCTCTGTCAGCCGAACCTCAACACAAGAGCTGAACATCAGCAGTGTTGAAGTCTTTCACCGTGGTAAATACACCTGTACAGGACAGATGGGAACACAAAGCTCTCAGCGCAGTGATGCTGTTACACTGAATGTAtcat CTGAAGCTCAGGCAGCAGTGCGAGTGTCTCCACAGCCGTGGCTGACTGAAGGAGactcagtgactctgatctgtgaGGTTACAGTCTCCTCTACAGGCTGGACGTTCAGCTGGTTCAGAGATGATGATCATCTGTCtgacagcagcagaggagctggAGGCTCTTACACTCTCAGTCCTGCTGCTCTACAGCACACAGGAGTTTATACGTGCAGAGCAGAGAGAGGACGACCGGCCTATTACACAAAGACCAGTAACACACAGCCCCTGTGGATCACTG GTGTTTCTCCTTCAGTGTCTCTGGTGGTCCGTCCCAGCAGAAGTCAACACTTCtcatctgactctctctctctgagctgtgAGGATCAGACGAACTCTTCTGGATGGACAGTGAGAAGatacacagacagaaacacagaagaTTGTTCAAAACTAACAGGATCTACATGTCGACTCGTCTCTCTCAGCACATCTGACTCTGGAGTTTACTGGTGTCAGTCTGAATCTGGAGAGAAACGTCATCCTCTAAACATCACTGTACACA ATGGTGATGTGATTCTGGAGAGTTCTGTTGATCCTGTGATTGAGGGACATACTCTGACTCTACACTGTTTACATCGATCTACAATCTCCTCGATCCTCAGAGCTGATTTCTATAAAGACGGATCACTCGTCCAGAATCAGACGACAGGAGAGATGAACATCACGACTGTCTCAGAGTCAGACGAGGGTTTCTACTACTGTAAAACAGAGAAAGGACAGTCACTGCACAGCTGGATCTCAGTCAGAG TCTCAGcagcttcatcttctcttctggTCACTGGTGTGGTTGTGGGATCGAGTGTTTGTCTGTTGTTCTTCCTCTCACTGCTGCTGATGTGGAGATACAAGAAGAACAAAG ATCAGCCGCGTAACATTAACCAGACATCAGTCCCAAATCAATCTGCACAATCTCAACTGGATAACTTTCCTCTACAGTCTG CAGATTCTGATCACATTTATAACAATGTGACTGAAGTGAATAAGAGAGTCAAAG ATGATTCAGAGCCCTGGACAGATGTCACATATTCAGAGGTCACTGTTAAGAAAAAGATGGACAAAG CTAAATCAGAGTCAAATTATGTGACATACTCAGAAGTCGGAAAAagaggaaagaaatgcaaaaGTAAAG ATATTAATCCTGCAGGACCCAGTGATTTGACTTACGCAGAGATCAATATACAGGACAAGAAGAAAACCAAAGGCAAAG GGAAGATCAGTGAGTCTGGAGACACTTTGTACTCTGAACTGAAGCAGAACACAGATAGAG ATGCTGATGCTGGAGTTGGTGATGCAACTTCTGCTCTAGCTTTTTGGAAAAAGGGTCACAAGAAGATTAATAAAACAT